The uncultured Ilyobacter sp. genome has a segment encoding these proteins:
- a CDS encoding helix-turn-helix transcriptional regulator → MEKGELVKKYRLKNKLTQKELGNLIGISSKYVSNIETLRKPAPKKMVDFLVNNFNISKKDTEILKLDKKQNKNYNLTNTNKEKSLSKREIELNKKEKEILATYDFIRENHFILSKVAHINRLLIELNNSMEKYISEIELSLFETDEELIKKASPAIKTTLKRINEKKNRLESLIAKSKTIEI, encoded by the coding sequence ATGGAAAAAGGTGAATTAGTAAAAAAATATAGATTAAAAAATAAGCTTACTCAAAAAGAACTTGGTAATCTTATAGGAATTTCATCTAAATATGTTAGCAATATTGAAACTCTTAGAAAACCGGCACCAAAAAAAATGGTTGATTTTTTAGTGAATAATTTCAATATTTCTAAAAAAGATACTGAAATACTTAAGTTAGATAAAAAACAAAATAAAAATTACAACTTAACAAATACCAATAAAGAAAAAAGTTTAAGCAAACGTGAAATAGAATTAAATAAGAAAGAAAAAGAGATATTAGCAACCTATGATTTTATAAGAGAAAATCATTTTATACTTAGTAAAGTAGCGCATATTAATCGTCTTTTAATTGAACTGAATAATTCAATGGAAAAATATATATCTGAAATTGAACTTTCGTTATTTGAAACTGATGAGGAGTTAATTAAAAAAGCTTCTCCTGCAATTAAGACTACATTAAAAAGAATAAACGAAAAGAAAAATAGGTTAGAAAGTTTAATAGCTAAGTCTAAAACTATAGAGATTTAA